A window of Piliocolobus tephrosceles isolate RC106 chromosome 13, ASM277652v3, whole genome shotgun sequence contains these coding sequences:
- the LMO1 gene encoding rhombotin-1 isoform X2, with translation MMVLDKEDGVPMLSVQPKGKQKGCAGCNRKIKDRYLLKALDKYWHEDCLKCACCDCRLGEVGSTLYTKANLILCRRDYLRLFGTTGNCAACSKLIPAFEMVMRARDNVYHLDCFACQLCNQRFCVGDKFFLKNNMILCQMDYEEGQLNGTFESQVQ, from the exons GCGTGCCGATGCTCTCCGTTCAGCCCAAAGGGAAGCAGAAGGGTTGCGCGGGCTGTAACCGCAAGATCAAGGACCGCTATCTGCTGAAGGCATTGGACAAGTACTGGCACGAAGACTGCCTCAAGTGTGCCTGCTGTGACTGTCGCCTGGGCGAGGTGGGCTCCACCCTCTACACCAAGGCCAACCTCATCCTGTGCCGACGCGACTACCTGAG GCTTTTTGGTACTACAGGGAACTGTGCTGCTTGCAGCAAGCTGATCCCAGCCTTCGAGATGGTGATGCGAGCCCGGGATAACGTGTATCACCTCGACTGCTTCGCCTGCCAGCTCTGCAACCAGAG ATTTTGTGTGGGAGACAAATTCTTCCTGAAGAACAACATGATCTTGTGTCAGATGGACTATGAGGAGGGGCAGCTCAATGGCACCTTTGAATCCCAAGTTCAGTAA
- the LMO1 gene encoding rhombotin-1 isoform X1: MPSGVARVWLQRLPAGEPQGRAWSDLGLGGVDVLGWKTGLGGAHWGVPMLSVQPKGKQKGCAGCNRKIKDRYLLKALDKYWHEDCLKCACCDCRLGEVGSTLYTKANLILCRRDYLRLFGTTGNCAACSKLIPAFEMVMRARDNVYHLDCFACQLCNQRFCVGDKFFLKNNMILCQMDYEEGQLNGTFESQVQ; this comes from the exons ATGCCCAGTGGAGTTGCCAGGGTGTGGCTACAGCGGCTCCCAGCAGGAGAGCCACAGGGAAGAGCCTGGAGTGACCTGGGACTGGGTGGGGTAGATGTTCTGGGCTGGAAGACTGGCCTTGGAGGCGCTCACTGGG GCGTGCCGATGCTCTCCGTTCAGCCCAAAGGGAAGCAGAAGGGTTGCGCGGGCTGTAACCGCAAGATCAAGGACCGCTATCTGCTGAAGGCATTGGACAAGTACTGGCACGAAGACTGCCTCAAGTGTGCCTGCTGTGACTGTCGCCTGGGCGAGGTGGGCTCCACCCTCTACACCAAGGCCAACCTCATCCTGTGCCGACGCGACTACCTGAG GCTTTTTGGTACTACAGGGAACTGTGCTGCTTGCAGCAAGCTGATCCCAGCCTTCGAGATGGTGATGCGAGCCCGGGATAACGTGTATCACCTCGACTGCTTCGCCTGCCAGCTCTGCAACCAGAG ATTTTGTGTGGGAGACAAATTCTTCCTGAAGAACAACATGATCTTGTGTCAGATGGACTATGAGGAGGGGCAGCTCAATGGCACCTTTGAATCCCAAGTTCAGTAA
- the LMO1 gene encoding rhombotin-1 isoform X3 — MVLDQEDGVPMLSVQPKGKQKGCAGCNRKIKDRYLLKALDKYWHEDCLKCACCDCRLGEVGSTLYTKANLILCRRDYLRLFGTTGNCAACSKLIPAFEMVMRARDNVYHLDCFACQLCNQRFCVGDKFFLKNNMILCQMDYEEGQLNGTFESQVQ; from the exons GCGTGCCGATGCTCTCCGTTCAGCCCAAAGGGAAGCAGAAGGGTTGCGCGGGCTGTAACCGCAAGATCAAGGACCGCTATCTGCTGAAGGCATTGGACAAGTACTGGCACGAAGACTGCCTCAAGTGTGCCTGCTGTGACTGTCGCCTGGGCGAGGTGGGCTCCACCCTCTACACCAAGGCCAACCTCATCCTGTGCCGACGCGACTACCTGAG GCTTTTTGGTACTACAGGGAACTGTGCTGCTTGCAGCAAGCTGATCCCAGCCTTCGAGATGGTGATGCGAGCCCGGGATAACGTGTATCACCTCGACTGCTTCGCCTGCCAGCTCTGCAACCAGAG ATTTTGTGTGGGAGACAAATTCTTCCTGAAGAACAACATGATCTTGTGTCAGATGGACTATGAGGAGGGGCAGCTCAATGGCACCTTTGAATCCCAAGTTCAGTAA